The Verrucomicrobium spinosum DSM 4136 = JCM 18804 genome includes a region encoding these proteins:
- a CDS encoding DNA-directed RNA polymerase subunit alpha produces the protein MSIRLARFEMPNRLVKNEATATDYYAQFVAEPFDRGYGHTIGNSLRRVLLSSLEGASITSVRIKGAEHEFTTLPGVLEDVTQIVLNLKKVKFRHFENKETRLLQVSVDKEGVVTAGDIKDDTSYQVINKDQVICTLDRKGKFEAELEVKVGRGFATNEDNKRPDMPIGVIPIDSIFSPVTRVKYGVEATRVGQNTDYDKLLIDVWTDGRITPQDALLQSSAILRKHLDVFVNYDDNQVEFEVAPEAQSEENLELRKLLNMSVNEIELSVRAANCLNNANITSVGQLAMKSEAEMLRYRNFGKKSLTEIKEKLSELGLTLGMKLDPSLLEPLPGGVSMLRAGGFRRDDDDEADADSFSRLISANLGDDDDEE, from the coding sequence ATGTCCATCCGTCTTGCCCGCTTCGAGATGCCGAACCGCCTTGTGAAAAACGAGGCGACCGCCACCGATTATTACGCTCAATTTGTCGCTGAACCTTTCGACCGTGGTTATGGCCACACGATCGGCAACAGCCTGCGCCGCGTGCTGCTTTCCTCGCTGGAAGGTGCCTCCATCACCAGCGTGCGTATCAAAGGGGCTGAACATGAGTTCACCACCCTTCCGGGCGTTCTCGAAGACGTGACCCAGATCGTTCTCAACCTGAAGAAGGTGAAGTTTCGCCACTTTGAGAACAAGGAAACCCGCCTCCTTCAGGTCTCCGTGGACAAAGAAGGCGTCGTGACCGCTGGCGACATCAAAGACGACACCAGCTACCAGGTCATCAACAAGGACCAGGTCATCTGCACCCTTGACCGCAAGGGCAAATTTGAAGCCGAACTCGAAGTCAAGGTCGGCCGTGGTTTCGCCACCAACGAAGACAACAAGCGTCCGGACATGCCGATTGGTGTGATCCCGATCGACTCCATTTTCTCCCCGGTGACCCGCGTGAAGTACGGAGTGGAAGCCACTCGTGTGGGCCAGAACACCGACTACGACAAGCTTCTGATCGACGTTTGGACCGACGGCCGCATCACCCCGCAGGATGCTCTGCTCCAGTCCTCCGCCATCCTTCGCAAGCACCTCGATGTGTTCGTCAACTATGACGACAATCAGGTCGAGTTTGAAGTGGCTCCGGAAGCCCAGAGCGAGGAAAATCTTGAGCTGCGCAAGCTGCTCAACATGTCCGTCAACGAGATCGAACTCTCCGTCCGCGCTGCGAACTGCCTCAACAACGCAAATATCACCAGCGTGGGCCAGCTCGCCATGAAGAGCGAAGCCGAGATGCTCCGCTATCGCAACTTCGGCAAAAAGTCCCTCACCGAGATCAAGGAAAAGCTCTCCGAGCTGGGCCTTACTCTCGGCATGAAGCTCGACCCCTCGCTGCTTGAGCCGCTGCCTGGTGGCGTCTCCATGCTGCGTGCTGGTGGCTTCCGTCGCGATGACGATGATGAGGCTGATGCCGACAGCTTCTCCCGCTTGATCAGCGCCAACCTGGGCGATGATGACGATGAAGAATAA
- a CDS encoding c-type cytochrome — MKYFFLSYFLVVVTVVSFAGFRGHKFEKPPIQVFPDMDDQAKVKAQVKSEFFADGVGMRHPVTGTLPMGFEQPSKPASEGYTPQTLEFTHGSTYYYTGKVGDYYGDGFPEELKVTTEFLKRGQERYNIQCAICHGTSGNGKGVFTKYSTVVPADLTGPGFDDAANPAYRPDGKIYDTITNGWNQMGGYGPNISVQDRWAIVAYVRALQHAAKNPVK; from the coding sequence ATGAAATACTTCTTTCTCAGTTACTTTCTCGTCGTGGTGACGGTGGTGAGCTTCGCGGGTTTCCGCGGCCACAAGTTCGAAAAGCCCCCGATCCAGGTCTTCCCGGACATGGATGATCAGGCTAAAGTCAAGGCCCAGGTGAAGAGTGAGTTCTTTGCGGACGGTGTGGGCATGCGGCACCCAGTGACGGGCACCCTGCCAATGGGGTTTGAACAGCCCAGCAAGCCGGCGAGCGAAGGCTACACGCCTCAGACTTTGGAATTTACCCACGGCAGTACGTATTACTACACCGGCAAGGTGGGGGACTACTATGGGGATGGTTTCCCCGAGGAGTTGAAGGTGACTACCGAGTTCCTCAAGCGGGGGCAGGAGCGCTACAACATCCAGTGCGCCATCTGCCACGGCACCTCCGGAAATGGCAAGGGTGTGTTCACCAAGTACTCGACCGTCGTTCCCGCGGATCTGACTGGCCCGGGTTTTGATGATGCGGCGAATCCCGCCTATCGTCCGGACGGCAAGATCTACGATACCATCACGAACGGCTGGAACCAGATGGGTGGCTACGGTCCCAACATCAGCGTGCAGGACCGCTGGGCCATCGTTGCCTACGTCCGCGCCCTCCAACATGCGGCAAAAAATCCGGTCAAGTAA
- the rplQ gene encoding 50S ribosomal protein L17 — MRHQRKTVKLQRKASHRDALLKNLCKSLIEHRRIRTTLAKAKALRPVVEKLVTLGKRDTVHARRQAFAVLRSKNLVSKLFGEIAVASKERQGGYTRITKLGQRQSDSAPMAFIEWVDAFAPAAATASVKEVEAEVVGKE; from the coding sequence ATGAGACATCAACGCAAAACCGTCAAACTGCAGCGCAAGGCCAGCCATCGCGATGCATTGCTGAAGAACCTCTGCAAGAGCCTGATCGAGCACCGTCGCATCCGCACGACTTTGGCCAAGGCCAAGGCCCTGCGCCCCGTGGTTGAGAAGCTTGTGACCCTTGGCAAGCGTGACACCGTGCACGCCCGCCGCCAGGCCTTCGCCGTGCTTCGCAGCAAGAACCTTGTCAGCAAGCTCTTCGGTGAGATCGCCGTGGCTTCCAAGGAGCGCCAGGGTGGCTATACCCGCATCACCAAGCTCGGCCAGCGCCAGAGCGACTCCGCTCCGATGGCTTTCATCGAGTGGGTTGACGCCTTCGCTCCCGCTGCTGCAACGGCTTCCGTCAAGGAAGTGGAAGCCGAAGTAGTCGGCAAGGAATAA
- a CDS encoding DUF3341 domain-containing protein, whose protein sequence is MARTTLKRVHGYLAEFDSAKDVYHASEQIRDAGFQRWDVHSPFPIHGLNEAMGLKRSILPWFVFFGGAAGITTAFCLAYITQVGIYPTVVQSKPANIFTTAAFFPIMFELTILFSAFTTVFGCFALMGLPRLNHPLFAAKTFKKFSDDGFFICIEARDPKFHQAETRALLEGLGGKNIELVEDEL, encoded by the coding sequence ATGGCACGAACCACTCTCAAACGAGTCCACGGCTACCTGGCTGAATTTGACAGCGCCAAGGACGTTTATCACGCATCCGAGCAGATCCGAGACGCTGGGTTTCAGCGCTGGGACGTCCACTCGCCTTTCCCGATCCACGGATTGAACGAGGCGATGGGCCTCAAGCGGTCTATCCTTCCCTGGTTTGTCTTTTTCGGCGGTGCAGCGGGCATCACGACGGCATTCTGCCTGGCGTATATCACCCAGGTTGGCATCTATCCCACGGTAGTGCAGTCCAAGCCGGCGAACATCTTCACAACGGCGGCCTTTTTCCCGATCATGTTCGAGCTGACGATTCTGTTCTCCGCCTTCACGACGGTCTTTGGATGTTTTGCTCTCATGGGCCTTCCGCGTCTGAACCATCCGCTCTTCGCGGCCAAGACCTTCAAGAAGTTCTCCGACGACGGGTTCTTCATTTGCATCGAGGCCCGGGATCCGAAGTTCCACCAGGCTGAAACCAGGGCTCTTTTGGAAGGGCTCGGTGGGAAGAACATCGAACTCGTTGAGGACGAACTGTAA
- a CDS encoding cytochrome c3 family protein gives MGNFFPRWTNWVPLKIAVCLGFVLVGVAVGASYYFTPKYTRVGYEPTQPVAFSHKQHVGELGLDCRYCHSYVEQSSHSNVPTNQTCYNCHGPDKGQVKKDSPKLAQVREANITGKPIEWVKVHKAPDYVYFNHSVHVNRGVSCVSCHGKINEMEVVKHAEPQSMGWCLDCHRQPEKNLRPLDQITNLNYKPEQLNRDAFYQGLTDKGAKIEDLAKTVLNGKSVEKLPADLNALVALATDTYGPTVTQQEVGSQLKHNWRIHAPEDCTTCHR, from the coding sequence ATGGGCAATTTTTTTCCTCGCTGGACCAACTGGGTGCCGTTGAAGATTGCGGTGTGCCTTGGATTTGTACTGGTGGGCGTGGCCGTTGGTGCCTCCTACTATTTCACCCCAAAGTACACCCGGGTGGGCTATGAGCCGACGCAACCGGTGGCATTCTCGCACAAACAACACGTAGGGGAGCTCGGCCTCGACTGTCGCTACTGTCACTCCTATGTGGAGCAGTCCAGCCACTCAAACGTGCCGACCAACCAGACCTGCTACAACTGTCACGGGCCGGACAAGGGTCAGGTCAAGAAGGACAGCCCGAAGCTCGCCCAGGTTCGTGAAGCCAACATCACCGGCAAGCCCATCGAGTGGGTGAAGGTGCACAAGGCCCCGGACTACGTTTACTTCAACCACAGCGTGCACGTGAACCGCGGCGTTTCCTGCGTCAGCTGCCACGGCAAGATCAACGAGATGGAAGTGGTGAAACACGCTGAGCCTCAGAGCATGGGCTGGTGCCTTGACTGTCACCGCCAGCCGGAGAAGAATCTCCGCCCGCTCGACCAGATTACCAACCTGAATTACAAGCCTGAGCAGCTCAATCGCGACGCCTTCTATCAGGGTCTGACTGACAAAGGTGCCAAGATCGAAGACCTCGCCAAGACGGTCCTCAATGGCAAATCGGTGGAGAAGCTTCCCGCCGACCTGAACGCTCTTGTGGCCCTCGCCACGGATACCTACGGCCCAACGGTCACGCAGCAGGAGGTCGGCAGCCAGCTCAAACACAACTGGCGCATCCATGCTCCCGAGGATTGCACCACCTGTCACCGCTAA
- a CDS encoding ABC transporter permease codes for MPRSFNYAVFVVMAFFFACFFLMPIWSTLEVAFLGVKGQFTLDYLAGIFRSPMYREGLANAFIIGVWTTLGCLLLSLPLAVLYHRFEYPGKNVLNGLMLLPMILPPFVGAVGVRAMLGQAGAFNSLLIKLGLMDPSHPKDWLGEGQMVGVIIMTTLHLFPILYLNVTASLSNLDPALDEAAANLGCPPWRRFWRITLPLIMPGVFAGGTIVFIWAFTELGVPLVFDYTRVTSVQIYNSLRDLSDNPQPYALVVVVMLATVLIYLVSKYLFGRSHVLGGGRNVVAREPVRLGPVWAWGVTALFGGIILIAMVPHIGVVLLSLSKGWYQSVFPEGLTLQHYRDALSHEMTLNAVSNSLKYASLATLLDVVLGLGIAYVNVRSRLPARHLLDVMAMLPLAVPGIVLAFGYLAMAREGAPFHWLMLGEDPVLLMVIAYSVRRLPYVVRSATAGLQQVSPDLEDAAQNLGAPPWRALLRVTLPLITPNLIAGGLLAFAFAMLEVADSMVLAQQAGHYPITKAIYLLLHSLGNGPYLSAALGVWAMIFLGVTLLGAALVLGKKLGALFRA; via the coding sequence ATGCCTCGCTCTTTCAACTACGCAGTGTTCGTGGTGATGGCGTTCTTCTTCGCCTGTTTCTTCCTCATGCCCATCTGGAGCACGCTGGAGGTGGCGTTTCTAGGAGTGAAGGGCCAGTTCACCTTGGATTACCTGGCGGGCATTTTTCGCAGTCCCATGTACCGGGAAGGGCTGGCGAATGCCTTCATCATCGGAGTGTGGACCACCCTGGGCTGCTTGCTGCTCTCCCTGCCACTCGCGGTGCTTTACCACCGCTTTGAATACCCGGGAAAGAATGTCCTCAATGGGTTGATGCTGCTGCCCATGATCCTCCCCCCTTTTGTAGGTGCAGTGGGGGTTCGTGCCATGCTGGGGCAGGCAGGAGCCTTTAACAGCCTGCTCATCAAGCTGGGGCTCATGGACCCATCGCACCCGAAGGATTGGCTGGGGGAGGGGCAAATGGTTGGGGTCATCATCATGACGACGCTGCATCTTTTCCCCATCCTCTACCTCAATGTGACGGCGTCACTCTCCAATCTGGACCCTGCCCTGGATGAGGCTGCGGCAAATCTAGGGTGCCCTCCCTGGCGTCGTTTCTGGCGCATTACGCTACCGCTCATTATGCCTGGGGTTTTCGCCGGAGGCACCATCGTCTTCATCTGGGCTTTCACTGAGCTGGGGGTGCCGCTGGTTTTTGACTACACCCGGGTCACCTCTGTGCAGATCTACAATTCCTTGCGCGATCTGAGTGACAATCCCCAGCCCTACGCGCTGGTGGTGGTGGTGATGCTTGCCACCGTGCTGATTTATCTCGTCAGCAAGTACCTCTTCGGGCGCAGTCATGTGCTTGGGGGCGGGCGCAACGTCGTCGCGCGGGAGCCGGTGCGGCTCGGTCCAGTATGGGCATGGGGTGTGACGGCACTTTTCGGCGGGATCATCCTCATCGCCATGGTGCCGCACATCGGCGTCGTCCTGCTTTCTCTTTCCAAGGGGTGGTATCAGTCCGTGTTCCCAGAGGGGCTGACGCTTCAACACTATCGTGATGCACTCAGTCATGAGATGACGCTCAATGCTGTATCAAACAGCCTGAAGTACGCGTCACTGGCCACTTTGCTGGATGTCGTGTTGGGGCTGGGGATTGCCTACGTGAACGTGCGCTCCCGGTTGCCTGCCCGGCATCTGCTGGATGTGATGGCCATGTTGCCCCTGGCGGTGCCTGGCATCGTCCTTGCCTTTGGCTACCTTGCCATGGCCAGGGAAGGGGCGCCCTTTCACTGGCTCATGCTTGGGGAGGATCCAGTTTTGCTGATGGTGATTGCGTATTCCGTGCGCCGTCTGCCCTATGTGGTGCGGTCAGCCACCGCCGGGCTCCAGCAGGTGAGTCCCGATCTGGAGGACGCCGCGCAAAACCTGGGCGCTCCGCCGTGGCGGGCTCTGCTCCGCGTGACGCTGCCTCTAATCACTCCGAATCTCATTGCGGGTGGGCTTCTGGCCTTCGCCTTTGCCATGCTGGAGGTAGCCGACTCGATGGTGCTCGCCCAGCAGGCCGGTCACTATCCGATTACCAAGGCCATTTACCTCCTCCTCCACTCGCTGGGGAATGGTCCGTACCTCTCGGCCGCCCTAGGCGTCTGGGCCATGATTTTCCTCGGGGTCACCTTGCTCGGGGCGGCGCTGGTGCTCGGGAAGAAGCTCGGGGCCCTCTTCAGGGCGTAG
- the nrfD gene encoding NrfD/PsrC family molybdoenzyme membrane anchor subunit: MAQQTATASHSSSSQPRILDREPLVLNNRSYSWITNRICGIVENRQPKLWWILFIPSVILTGIMAFCFVYLISTGVGVWGQKQPVAWAWDITNFVFWIGIGHAGTLISAILFLTRQKWRTAVNRASEAMTLFAVMCAGLFPAFHVGRVWMVWFLAPVPNANAIWQNFKSPLLWDVFAVSTYFTVSVMFWFIGLVPDLATLRDRCKPGIRRTLYGIFALGWRGGNRQWNHYEMAYLLLAALSTPLVLSVHSVVSFDFATSVVPGWHTTIFPPYFVAGAIFGGFAMVLTLMIPARRIYGLYDLITEKHIDNMAKIILLTGTIVGYGYSMEFFMAYYSGNQYELQTFQLRGLYGPSVWYYYCMFGFNVFAPQLFWFRWCRKNLFVVLFVCMCVNAGMWYERYVIIVTTLERHFMPGSWRVFDATWVDNWTFIGTFGFFMMNFLLFLRFLPVIAVAEVKAVLPEANPHHDDHHEKGVHELEIEYGKVKVS; this comes from the coding sequence ATGGCCCAGCAAACGGCGACCGCCTCCCACTCATCCTCAAGCCAGCCGCGCATCCTTGATCGCGAACCGCTGGTCCTGAACAACCGCAGCTACAGCTGGATCACGAACCGCATTTGCGGCATCGTGGAAAACCGGCAGCCCAAGCTGTGGTGGATTCTCTTCATCCCGTCGGTGATCCTGACGGGCATCATGGCCTTCTGCTTTGTGTATCTCATCTCCACCGGGGTGGGTGTCTGGGGGCAGAAACAGCCGGTTGCCTGGGCGTGGGACATCACGAACTTCGTGTTCTGGATCGGTATCGGTCACGCTGGCACCCTCATTTCCGCCATTCTTTTCCTCACCCGTCAGAAATGGCGTACGGCGGTGAACCGGGCCTCGGAGGCCATGACCCTCTTCGCAGTGATGTGCGCCGGTCTCTTCCCGGCCTTCCACGTGGGGCGCGTCTGGATGGTGTGGTTCCTCGCACCCGTGCCGAATGCGAACGCGATCTGGCAGAACTTCAAGTCACCGCTCCTTTGGGACGTTTTCGCGGTTTCCACCTATTTCACGGTGTCCGTGATGTTCTGGTTCATCGGTCTTGTACCTGACCTCGCTACCCTTCGTGATCGTTGTAAGCCTGGTATCCGACGCACGCTTTACGGGATCTTCGCCCTCGGCTGGCGTGGCGGCAACCGCCAGTGGAACCACTATGAAATGGCCTACCTCCTTCTGGCGGCCCTTTCGACCCCGCTGGTGCTCTCCGTGCACTCCGTGGTGTCCTTCGACTTCGCCACCTCCGTGGTTCCTGGCTGGCACACCACTATCTTCCCGCCCTACTTCGTGGCTGGCGCTATCTTCGGTGGCTTCGCGATGGTGCTTACACTGATGATCCCCGCCCGGCGGATCTACGGTCTCTACGACCTGATCACGGAGAAGCACATCGACAACATGGCCAAGATCATCCTGTTGACCGGTACCATCGTCGGGTACGGCTACAGCATGGAGTTCTTCATGGCCTACTACTCGGGCAACCAGTACGAACTCCAGACCTTCCAGCTCCGCGGCCTGTACGGCCCGTCCGTCTGGTACTACTACTGCATGTTCGGCTTCAACGTCTTCGCGCCGCAGCTGTTCTGGTTCCGGTGGTGCCGTAAGAATCTCTTCGTCGTCCTCTTTGTCTGCATGTGCGTGAACGCGGGCATGTGGTATGAGCGCTACGTCATCATTGTGACGACACTGGAGCGCCACTTCATGCCAGGCTCCTGGCGCGTGTTCGACGCCACCTGGGTGGACAACTGGACCTTCATTGGCACGTTCGGCTTCTTCATGATGAACTTCCTGCTCTTCCTGCGCTTCCTGCCGGTGATTGCCGTGGCTGAAGTGAAGGCAGTGCTCCCTGAGGCCAACCCGCATCATGACGACCATCACGAGAAGGGTGTTCACGAACTGGAGATTGAGTACGGAAAGGTCAAAGTCTCCTAA
- a CDS encoding TAT-variant-translocated molybdopterin oxidoreductase, producing the protein MKRIWQHPEVKSERRYWRSLGEYSSTPEFTEKVGREFDPSISLESAEERENSRRDFMKIMGGIAAVAGLASCRRPQQKILPFTKHVEWIVPGKSLLYATVMPRPYGATPVVAVTHEGRPTHVQGNPLHPTNGGLDIFAQASVLDLYSESRVKKVVGKGAPTSWSKFERELRGWWEHSWSKNGGEGLALLLSPSTSPTRAGLLADFAKTYPKAAVYSYAPVSRTNELNAVKALFGEGVSLLPKYDKAKVVFSLDADFLGVDSSTEFHTKSFMKNRGPEKGTDGMSRLYVLENRYTLTGGISDHRKPIAASLIPAAAAVLAQEVAKLTKDSALAKAAAPLAQGLSDNHKQWIAVAAEDLFANLGKSIVVAGSGQSEAVHALVLAINDSLKAFGSVIDTVTVPVSKSGSIEQLTADLTAKKVKQLFILADTDPVYDAVGFADAAKASEAKIVTLALRANHTAKHSHWILPAAHYLEAWDDVRSAEGVYSVVQPMIQPLFDGASVNDMLLALLGRKHPGPARAKAVEPSKDPAAPVPAPVFEVDPAYVAVKESFTKTVGAWDEEKWNHVLRDGFLPKTYYPKASVSLNRGAVAGLVAKAPKLSAPTELALEIVLAPDASVYDGRYVDNAWLQEAPDPITKLTWDNAAWLSPRTFKRLGLKTEGDFIEVKVGDKTLKIAAIACPGHAHDSVTIPLGYGQKVTTYVGKGTGFNAYPLRSAITDYIISGATVAKVEGTYELAITQENYTMEARSQVREATLETFKNDEHFASHQGMDSHIPPEMSIYKGRIGVKSEENPNGFDYENIPQWGMVIDLSKCLGCSACIVACQSENNIPVVGKDQVRKGRVMQWIRMDRYFATPDNVDTDPTLEDLDNPEMVSQPVACQQCESAPCETVCPVNATVHTEDGLNAMAYNRCIGTRYCANNCPYTARRFNFFDYNKRNPLIETKVLGLKTNNIYAGPLGEKKPQEMEQLQKNPNVTVRMRGVIEKCTYCVQRLEEAKINQRRIARDDASKLMVKGDGLKVACQASCSADAIVFGNLADKDGAVAKMKEHPRNYQVLKYLGTRPRTSYLARIRNVNPAMASLETDRTVPTGTSSSMERSF; encoded by the coding sequence ATGAAACGCATCTGGCAACATCCCGAAGTCAAGTCTGAGCGTCGCTACTGGCGCAGTCTTGGTGAGTACTCCAGCACGCCGGAGTTCACCGAGAAAGTGGGCCGTGAGTTCGACCCCTCCATCAGTCTGGAATCGGCTGAAGAGCGCGAAAACTCGCGCCGTGACTTCATGAAGATCATGGGCGGCATCGCCGCCGTGGCCGGTCTGGCAAGCTGCCGCCGTCCCCAGCAGAAGATCCTTCCTTTCACCAAGCACGTTGAATGGATCGTGCCGGGCAAGTCGCTTCTTTACGCGACCGTAATGCCCCGTCCGTATGGGGCCACCCCAGTGGTGGCAGTGACCCACGAAGGTCGCCCGACTCACGTTCAAGGCAACCCGCTGCATCCTACCAACGGTGGTCTGGATATCTTTGCCCAGGCTTCCGTGCTGGACCTCTACAGTGAGTCCCGCGTCAAGAAAGTCGTCGGCAAAGGTGCTCCGACCTCCTGGAGCAAGTTCGAGCGCGAACTTCGCGGATGGTGGGAACACAGCTGGTCCAAGAATGGCGGCGAAGGTCTCGCCCTCCTCCTGAGCCCCAGCACCTCGCCCACCCGTGCTGGTCTGTTGGCGGACTTTGCCAAGACCTATCCCAAAGCAGCCGTTTACAGCTATGCTCCCGTCAGCCGGACCAATGAGCTTAATGCGGTGAAGGCGCTCTTTGGTGAAGGCGTTTCCCTCCTCCCAAAATACGACAAGGCAAAGGTCGTTTTCTCCCTGGATGCCGACTTCCTCGGCGTGGACTCCTCCACAGAGTTCCACACCAAATCCTTCATGAAAAACCGTGGTCCTGAAAAGGGCACGGATGGCATGAGCCGGCTCTACGTCTTGGAAAACCGCTACACCCTCACGGGTGGGATTTCTGACCACCGTAAGCCCATTGCTGCCAGCCTCATTCCCGCCGCGGCCGCTGTGCTCGCGCAGGAAGTGGCCAAGCTCACGAAAGACAGCGCTCTGGCCAAGGCCGCTGCGCCGCTTGCACAGGGACTCAGCGACAACCACAAGCAGTGGATCGCGGTTGCTGCTGAAGATCTATTCGCAAACCTTGGCAAATCCATCGTGGTTGCTGGTTCAGGGCAAAGCGAAGCGGTGCACGCTTTGGTGCTCGCGATCAACGACTCCCTCAAGGCGTTTGGTTCGGTGATCGACACCGTGACCGTCCCGGTGAGCAAGTCCGGCAGCATCGAGCAGCTCACTGCCGACCTCACAGCCAAGAAGGTGAAGCAGCTCTTCATCCTTGCTGATACCGACCCGGTGTATGATGCCGTCGGTTTCGCTGATGCCGCCAAGGCCAGCGAGGCGAAAATCGTGACGTTGGCTCTCCGGGCCAACCACACGGCGAAGCACTCCCACTGGATCCTCCCTGCCGCCCACTACCTGGAAGCATGGGATGACGTCCGCTCCGCTGAAGGCGTGTACTCCGTGGTGCAGCCGATGATCCAGCCCCTCTTTGATGGTGCTTCCGTCAACGACATGCTGCTGGCTCTTCTTGGCCGCAAACACCCCGGCCCGGCTCGTGCCAAAGCTGTGGAGCCCTCCAAGGACCCCGCTGCTCCGGTGCCCGCCCCGGTGTTCGAAGTGGACCCCGCCTATGTGGCCGTGAAGGAGAGCTTCACGAAGACTGTAGGGGCATGGGACGAAGAGAAGTGGAATCACGTGTTGCGTGATGGATTCCTCCCCAAGACCTATTATCCAAAGGCCTCTGTTTCCCTGAACCGCGGTGCAGTCGCCGGGCTGGTGGCAAAGGCTCCCAAACTCTCCGCCCCGACGGAGCTGGCCCTGGAAATCGTGCTGGCACCTGATGCCAGCGTCTATGATGGTCGCTACGTTGACAACGCCTGGTTGCAGGAAGCTCCGGATCCCATCACGAAATTGACTTGGGACAATGCCGCCTGGCTGAGCCCGCGGACATTCAAGCGCCTTGGTCTCAAAACCGAAGGTGACTTCATCGAAGTCAAAGTAGGGGACAAGACTCTCAAGATTGCAGCGATCGCCTGCCCGGGACATGCTCATGATTCCGTGACCATCCCTCTTGGCTACGGCCAGAAGGTGACCACTTATGTGGGCAAGGGTACGGGCTTCAATGCCTACCCGCTGCGCTCCGCCATCACTGACTACATCATCAGTGGCGCGACGGTGGCCAAGGTGGAGGGGACGTACGAGCTCGCCATCACTCAGGAGAACTACACGATGGAAGCCCGCTCGCAGGTGCGCGAAGCGACGCTCGAGACGTTCAAAAACGACGAGCATTTCGCCTCCCATCAGGGCATGGACTCCCACATCCCGCCGGAGATGAGCATCTACAAGGGGCGCATCGGGGTAAAGTCTGAGGAGAACCCGAATGGCTTCGACTACGAGAACATCCCGCAGTGGGGGATGGTGATCGACCTTTCCAAGTGCCTTGGCTGCTCCGCGTGCATCGTGGCCTGCCAGAGCGAGAACAACATTCCCGTGGTGGGCAAGGACCAGGTTCGCAAGGGCCGTGTCATGCAGTGGATCCGTATGGACCGCTACTTCGCCACGCCGGACAATGTGGACACCGATCCGACTCTCGAAGATCTGGACAACCCGGAAATGGTGAGCCAGCCAGTGGCCTGTCAGCAGTGTGAATCCGCCCCGTGTGAAACTGTCTGCCCCGTGAACGCCACCGTTCACACCGAAGACGGCCTCAACGCCATGGCGTACAACCGCTGCATCGGTACCCGCTACTGCGCCAACAACTGTCCCTATACCGCCCGTCGCTTCAATTTCTTCGACTACAACAAGCGCAACCCGCTGATCGAAACCAAGGTGTTGGGTCTCAAGACGAACAACATCTACGCTGGCCCGCTTGGTGAGAAGAAGCCCCAGGAGATGGAGCAGCTTCAGAAGAACCCGAATGTCACTGTTCGCATGCGTGGGGTGATCGAGAAATGCACCTACTGCGTGCAGCGTCTCGAGGAAGCCAAGATCAATCAGCGTCGGATCGCCCGTGATGACGCCAGCAAGCTGATGGTGAAGGGGGACGGCCTCAAGGTAGCCTGCCAGGCCTCCTGTTCCGCTGACGCCATTGTCTTTGGCAACCTCGCCGACAAAGACGGAGCGGTGGCGAAGATGAAAGAACATCCGCGCAACTACCAGGTGCTCAAGTACCTTGGCACCCGCCCGCGTACGAGCTACCTGGCCCGCATCCGGAACGTCAATCCCGCGATGGCGAGCCTCGAAACCGACCGCACGGTGCCGACGGGTACCTCCAGCAGCATGGAACGCTCATTCTAA